The segment CCAATTCTATGACATGCTCTATTCCCCTCAGGAGGAACTCCATGAGGTATGCTATCAAAGACCTTGTTGTGGCTGGATATGGCCTTCTGTATATCTGGATGGTAACTCTTAACTTGCTGCTCGGAAACTGAAGGCATAATAagacactctgctgcccactccacttgATCATGCCTAATCAACCGTTCCATCCTCTTGAGTGATACAACTCAGTCCCCCATCCAAAAGTCCTTTAAGCACCACGTTCCTTGGTGTTTGAACTTCAGCTCCAACCTTTCCAAATTGAAAGTGAATTCTACTAATGATGTCATCCATGTCACGCCATGAATAACATCATAATCTCCCATGtcaaccacaaagaaatcatctaccAACTCATAGTCACCCAACTGTATGTGCAAATTGGAAATATTACAAGTACAAAGAAGCTTATGTCCATTGGCTACCATTACTCTGAACCCATCATGTTCTTCCATCTACAACCCTCTCTTAGCTACAAAActctcatcaatgaagttgtgtgtagCTCCTGTATCTATCAAGGAGATCAATCGCTGCCCCTGTATCACACCCCTGACTTTGAGAGTGATTGCCTTTTGGGTACTAGTAAGTTGTGCAATAGTCCTATGATCCTTAGATTCTCCTTATGATGTGTTTTCTTCTTGACTACTCTCAGAATCAGATTGCTCATCTGATTTTTCTAACGTTGATTCTTCACCAGAAAAATACTTAATTTTCTTTGCCTTTGTTTTAACAACACACTTATGCGAAGGGTCCCATGTTTCCCTACAGTGGAAACACAATTTCTTCCTTCTGAGTTCATTTAACAAATCATTGTCCAACTTGTTTGAATCATTTCTTGGCTGATATGAATCCCTTTGGAAATTTCTCGTCCTTATCCTTCTTGGATGGGAACCCCTTCGATTGGAATTTTCCCCTAGAAGTTGAGGACTCCATGTCTCTGGCCTTTTTAATGGCTTCCTATAACGTAGGAGGGTTAAGACCCTTGATCCATCCTCTCGACGGATCTGCTAATCCATCAATGAATAATACCAACAGCCTCCTCTTAGATATGTCAGTGACTAGTACTGATAATCTCTAGAAATCTGCAACATAAGTTTCCACCGAACCCCACTGTTTAAGCTATGCTAACTCCTTAAAATGTAACTTTGGATCTTTCTTATCAAATCTTTCAATTAATCTCTAGGTGAACTCCACATAAGAGGTAATCCGATCGTGACCCATGGTAACCATTATGTGatgccaccactcatgtgcaaTACCATTAAGATGAATCACTACGTAGTCGATGGCTTCTTCCTCTGGCATAGGGTTGAGTTAAAGATATGTGTCCACTTTTTGGACCCAAGCTCATGCTGTAGTCTTCCCTTAAGCATCAAACTATGGTAGAGTTAGCTTCCCTACTTTCTTCCTTAATTCAAAATTCTAATTCCTGTCTCCAATGCAAGGTCTATGTTTCATCCTCACATCAATGTAACCTCATAAAGATATAACTGCCTGGAACTCTACTCCTCCACTCTCCCAGTCTCTACTAAACTGATCCTGTAAGTCTGTAATACCAGGCTCTTTTTCTGGTTTTTCCTGTACCCTAGGTGGAAAGGTAGGTAGAAGAGGTCTAGAGCTCACCGTTCTAGTTGAATAAGCTACGTATCCAAAGTTATCACCCATATTTCCTCTTCCATTGCCCCCATTACCATTTTGTCCATTATTACCTCCATTCTGATTATTATTACCACCATTATTTCTACCGTTGTTTCCGCCACCCAAGTTATTCATATCAATACCCAACTAGCGAGATATCATCTGTGTCAATAGGTCCAAATGCTGATTTTGTTGCTATGCTCTTTGCTCTGCTAGCTGCTGAACTTTGGACTAGTGTGTCCAATAATTGTATAAACCTCTCCTCATTGGGATCCCTTCTTTCACccatattgccaatgtttggttcTCCTGTAACTTCTTGTTCTTCTTGACCTGTATTAAATAGTACTCCATTTCTTCATGTGTTGTAATGGTGGGTGAAAGGTTGCTGGTCAAATCGAGACATATTACTGTTTGTTCATATTGTATTTTCCAGGATGGCAGGATACActactctgataccactgtaatatgccCCCTTGCTAGCAACTATTTTTCCCTTTCACTCATTGTAATTTCGTCAACAGTTTGCCTTCCTCGCTGTAAAAAGAAGTCCTGTAGTTCtaattttttgtgttttgtgtttaggGTTTATAGTTCATGAAATGCTTGTGTTTGAAGGATTAAAAACACGGAACAACAATGGCTGATTGCAActctaaatctaaattaaaaatcaTAAACTTCTAGAAACATCATACCATAAACTTTTTGGGGAACAACATACTAATTCACTAACAAAATTTATTTCAATCTATTTGCTGATTTCTTAGTCCATACTGCGGTTACAGAATTATTTCAGACTTAGATTACTGGTTTCTCAATTCATACAACAGCTAATAGTGTGTTTGAAACCCCTAGCTGCAGCCACAATATTCCAGCATAGGTACGGCTAGTATTAATACTATCACATTAACAATCAATGTAGCAAGTTACTATAGCAGTGTCACTGCAACACATCATTGTAGGAAACTCTTAAATCTTTTATTTTCCCTTTAATTTTTTGCTGCCACTATTGCCCTCAAATCTGCTCTATCTTCTCCAAATCTGCCCTTCTCTATttgaaaatctaagactttgtaagccccaatgtgtttcctgaatgaaaatgTCATGTTCCCTCGATTttctgattttatatatatatctatatatgtaccctcaaaaaataaaaataaaataacattcactgattattattaataataaaatatatttcgtGATTATTATtactaataataaaataatattcactgattattaatttacaaataataataaattattatttaatgattattagATTGCACTGGTTATCAAATATCCTCAAAGGAAAAATAATAGTAAAATAATATTCAATAAACATCAACTTACACCAATTATTAAATGACATAAGTTTTAGTGCTTCCTTGATAAATGATTTGGCCACGAATATTGGGAAAGCGGTGACTTTTCAAGGAGCCACCACCATTCCCAAACCCATTCTAGTAGGCGTGACTCTCCACTGCCAACATGGAGGGAGATAAATAAAGGGTGAGAAAAAAGAAATCAGAAACTACACCTCCAACACCACGCACAGGCAGGTGATATTACTCTGGTATGGATACGTATTATAAATCAAATGGATCTTAGTAGAATTTTCTGCACAATCTCTTTGTGGTGCAATTCTTATATTATCTCATATATTGTTTCCATAAATATATGTACACACAGATATAGACCCTCTGTATAATTAAACAGCCTGTAACAGTCAGTAATTTCTGAGATAAGTGATCCAACCTACTAATTGTCATTATTCTACTGAAATTAGTAATTTCTGCAAGTGCTAAGAATAGACAGTAAACTATTATGTTGACTAAATAATAATACGAAATGTAATAACTACTGGATATTGATAATAAGTAAGATATTGGTAAACTGACTAGGTAAACTGACTGATGAATAACCAGACGTCTAAAGCATAACATGATTTTATGAACAATCTAAGCAACTATATAAATCAATAAGGGAACTGTtgtaagacaccctatgagatcACAGTCAGTAGGGGAACTGTTGTAAGACACCCTATGTGATCAATATTAGTAGGGGAATTGTTATAACTTATAAGACACCCTACATGACCATGTTTGAATAACTAAAAACAAAACACTCTTTCAACCCTGTATGATAGCAAACAatattaaaatcattttgattataaaatATCTAAGTTGCAGGGTTCGCCCCTGGGAAGccctggtacgggtccgggttcgaccgggtccgtggtacgggtccggttcgacccgggttcgaccagggttcgtaaaacccagggtgggttcgacccgggtcgaacccagtcgaacccggggtcgaacccagtcgaacccgggcggaCCCAGTCGAACCCGCGTGGCTGGGCGGCCCAATAAGTTAAAAaacaaaccaaattttttttttttttcaattccgcctttaAAAAAGCGaaaattataacctaaaaaacacttctaaaacatcttattgacacatttcacctcatttgtgttgcaaacaaattttttatgagagcaggttgaagagaggttgaacaaaatttggcttccaagatcaaagaggaggagttgaagactgattttagaagcttcaacaagtgttgcagcatcatttccatacattttcaagcttccattggcagcaagaggtaggtttttaaacatttttttccaactatttttgtttcacaaattgtcaaacatgaaacttgaattttttttcattatttagtttttgtttttgaatatgtttattttatttcttgccataggaactagaatggcatctacatcttcctccattggcaatgaacaaataattgcaaaacaaagaaatgatccaaattctcccttatggaaatatgtggacattataaaacaacttccgggaggtgggggattccgttggaaatgccatggatgtgatattgaacgtaatagttcatattatcgagtggtaggccatttgtgtggaataaaaggaagaggcatcaaaaaatgccctggcaaaaatggtaaacctataccagatgagatagtgatgaaatatattagggagcatgaggcagcagaagagagggaagcccgtagattgaaccaaaccgcatcaaagaaaacaaggggaatgcaaggcccttctaatcccagtattgtagtagaagaccaccccttctttgccacaaatgaacctcaaagtgaaccacccttgacacgtaaaagaacaaaagggcctttagaaaccgcattccaaaatgagagtagagacaatgctgatcaagatatagtaaggtgcatttatgcaaatggtttgtcattcaatgttgttcgctccccatattggaagcaaatgataaaaagtgttaatgaggcaccaagagggtataagggccccggttatgagaaggtacgtggaacattattggagaaagaggtgaagagggttgaagatgcattgaaacccataagggattcgtgggttgagacaggtgtaacaattgtttcagatgggtggaaagatgctaaaaaccgtcccttgatcaatgtcatagcggtgtcccctaaaggggcaatgtttttgagagctgtcgattgtgagggccaaataaaagatggcgaatttattgcagaaattctcatctctgccattgagtctgtgggaccccgcaatgttgtccaagtcataacggacaatgcaaaaaattgtagagctgctggtttgttggttgagcaacgctatgatcacatcttttggacaccttgtgcggtacattcgctcaatcttatgctacaaaggattgggcaaaaaataaaatggatcagagatgtgtatgcagaggctgaggacatccagatgttcatcacaaaccaccacatgtctcaagggatttttagaacctattcgaatttggagctattgaaggtaagtgaaatagtaatttaattttacattttctgatttttttgaattttcaatgttaataatatcattgtgtaagctatattgtgtattcttctttaaagtttggctttattttttaataatttggcattaatttgtgttataggttgctgagacccgttttgcatcaaacacaatcgtcttaagacgacttgtgaaagttagagtggcactatgcaatatggtgatcagcaccaattggactgtatggaagcaaagtagcactgagagggcaggaaaaattagggatagaatattggatgagaaatggtgggatcttgttacatatctcctaagtatcactgagcccatcatgagcatgattcgctatacagacatggataggccttgcataggtgagatttatgatggcattgattcaatgcttgaaaaaataaagttcactataaatgaaaaagagaatgatcctcaggagaaattcttcaaagaactggaattaattattgtagagaggtggaataagatgaccactcctttgcaccttcttgcctatgccttgacacctaagtactatagcaatcagtttcttgataaaccaggaaggattccaccatggagagatctagaagtatctgatgggtataaggcagcatttcttagactatatcccgatgatgatttgcgagatgttgttacaaatgagttcatagaattcgcaaatgggaatggtctaagtgttgatgcacttcgtcatagatccaagaaagatgctcatagctggtggtacttccatggcacatgcttccaacacctacaacccctcgctataaaagttttatcacaagtaagtttaattaattaaaatttttaatttacaagttttagtttatttatagtttactttgtcttcataggttgctagtaattttatttttattaatgtataactttaattgtttactttgtcttcataggttgctagttcatctgcttcagaaagaaattggagcacatactctttcatccactcagtaaagcgcaataggctgctatcaaaaagagcggagaatttagtatatgtgcattccaacctacgtcttctttcacacaaacaacatgactacacacaaggggaaacaaagatgtgggatatagagccagagcatactgatttggatgctcctggttctcagcttcttgcattgacacttgatgactcggaaattgagccaacttatagtgcaagtgcaagtggcattggctcatgtaatgtcaatgtcaatgaggatgaggaggaggaggaggaggaggatgaagaattagatgatccatttgatgattaaacttttaagtttatatttttgaaagttgaaacaatgatacttgaatattttgtcattttgatattaaacttgatgtatatgatgctattatcaattatggtatgatcatgatgctatgattacaagtttatgtttgttttgttgttcatatgatgctatgtgacatgcatattttaattcatgcttataggctttgatatatatatatataatatatatatatatatataaatttacatgtttttgtactaacgaacccaaacgaacccaaaccccttttcaaaattttgccgtaccggcgtaccgggttcttcgaacccgaacccgaaccggcaacttagTAAAATATTAATGATTCTATTGTAAAGATCACTTAATAGTCATCTCTGCATATAATTCTACATGGTTATTTCTTTATATAATGTATATGCATCTCTAtgacattgtttttgcaggttaatCTACAAAAGAAGTTAAGGTACATCCCAAACTCTTCAACCTAAGATcccaaagatattataattaaaacaCTTAATAAATAAGGGACATTACAGAAAACACCATTAATACTCCTGACTGTATCTTACAACAGTGAGAAGAATGTCATTCATAAGGGATTTCATCCTTACAAACCCTTGAAAATGAACTCTCCAACAATTTCACAAATTTCTTATTCAATCCAAC is part of the Cryptomeria japonica chromosome 10, Sugi_1.0, whole genome shotgun sequence genome and harbors:
- the LOC131858741 gene encoding uncharacterized protein LOC131858741, which translates into the protein MVISTNWTVWKQSSTERAGKIRDRILDEKWWDLVTYLLSITEPIMSMIRYTDMDRPCIGEIYDGIDSMLEKIKFTINEKENDPQEKFFKELELIIVERWNKMTTPLHLLAYALTPKYYSNQFLDKPGRIPPWRDLEVSDGYKAAFLRLYPDDDLRDVVTNEFIEFANGNGLSVDALRHRSKKDAHSWWYFHGTCFQHLQPLAIKVLSQVASSSASERNWSTYSFIHSVKRNRLLSKRAENLVYVHSNLRLLSHKQHDYTQGETKMWDIEPEHTDLDAPGSQLLALTLDDSEIEPTYSASASGIGSCNVNVNEDEEEEEEEDEELDDPFDD